From the genome of Acidobacteriota bacterium:
TTGCGGTCATCGTTTTCCACCACCAGCCGCCGTCGGACCGCCGCCGGCAGCCGGGCCCAGTTCCGCGCGAAGCGCGCCAGGCTCTCCGCCCGATCGCCGTACACGCCACCCACGTGGATCTGCACCTTGGCTGCGTCGTCGAGCTCCAGCAGTTCCAGCACGCGAACGTGGTACTCGAGCTCGCGGACGCTGCGCCGAACGATCTCGGGCTCTTGCGCGTTGATCAGGGTGAACTGGTCGGGGTGCATCGAGATGCGCATCCGGTTGTCCCGGATCATCCGCCCGATTTCGGCGAATCGCTCCCGGAAGGCGCCGCCCCAGTCATCGACACACACCGGGTGGGAGGCGAAGGGGACCAGGTCCGAACTGATCCGCAGGAACCCCAGACCGTGCCTGATGTTGTAGCGCACCATCGCCGCCAGGAAGTCCAGGTTGGCCGCCACGGTCTCCCTCAGGCGGGCGGAGGAATAGGAGGCCAGCCGGAACGTCCGGACCCGGGCGGGGGGAATCGATCGGTTGATGCACGGGTAGCCGATCCGCATGGTTCCAGTGTACACCGGCTGTCCAGGCAGCGCGGCTTGGTCTGCTGACTTGGGGATAATGTATAATTCCTGCTTCAGGACCGGCGCGCGCCGATCCTCACTCTCCGAATTATGAGGGTCGCATGAATGACACCATGATCAGCCTGTGCTTGACGGCCGCAATGGTGCTGCTGGCGGGGTGCGCCTTCGTCTCCGGCGACAATCCGACGTCTCCGCCGGAGGGTTCTGCACCGGACGCCGCCGCCCCGGCTCAACGCACGGCGCTGCCGGCGGCGCCGTCCGGCTCCGGGACCTACCTCACCCTGTATCGGGAGCAGTCGCAGGGCGCTTTCCAGATGCTCATCCCCAAAGGCTGGCAGGCGGACGGCGGGATGATCGGGTCCGGACTCGGCTGGAACGTTGTGGACCTGGTGGAATACAACATCCGCTTCCGGGTCACCAGCCCGGACGGTCAATCGTTCTTCGGCTACTATCCACGTTTCTACTTTCAGGATCCCGCGGTCACCGCCCGGAGCAGCATGGGCATGCTGCAACCGCAGCCGGGCCAGGTGCAGAACGGCTGTTGGCTGTACCCATACCTGTCGATCCGCCAGTACCTGGAGGTCATCGTCTTCGGACAACTGGCCGCCCAAGAGATCCGGAACCCGCACTTCGTCGGGGACGTGGTGCCCGTCCCGGCGCTCAAGGCCCTCGTGCCAAGTGTCGCCTCCCATTACCAGGCCGGTTATGCCGATTTCGTCTGCATGGTGCGGGGGGTTCCCAGTTACGGCCGCATTTACACGGTGCTTTACAATCTGCAGGACATGATCTGGTCCACCGTGTTCACCGCCGGTTGGCTGGCGCCCCAGAGCCGCTGGCGCGAGGACGGCCGGATCATGGAGATCTGCCTGAAGACCTTCCGACTGGATCCCCAGTGGGCGGCCCGGGCCGCCGCCGCCGCCGCCGAGCGGTCCAAACAGTACGGAGACACGCTGCGCTACCTGAACGACGTCGACCGGCAGATCACCGAGCACCGCAGCCAGACCCGGTCGGACATCCAGGAGGAGTTCTACAAGGCCATCACGGGCCAGATCGAGACCCGCGACCCCCAGACCGGTCAGGAAACCTGGCTGCCGGCGTACCGTTTCGCCTTCACCGACGGCCGCGGCAACTATTTCCTGAGCGACGATCCCAATCATAACCCGACCCGCGCCCATCCCGAGTGGCGCGCCCTGGATCTGATCAACCGCAACGATCCCGACTACCGGTCCCGCCGGTAGCCGGGGCGCCGCGGACACCGGCGGTGCGGATGCATCGATCGGCGGTTCCATCGTTTGCCTGCACTCTCCGTAGCGTGCGCTGACGCTAGGCGGCGGATGCACCAATCCGCCCAACCGCCTCAGCCGACCAGCCCGTTCATTCATCATACCGTCTCCGGGATTCATGCAACAACAGGCACCGGTTAGACGTATGCCTTTCCGTCGCCCTGTTTTTGGAGTATGCTGTATTCCGTGAGTTGAATCGACGAATCAGCCCGGCACTCTTCCGGCTGACCATGAATTGAAACAAAACGTGATGACGATACTGAAGCACGCTCAGCATTGGCCACCACCTAACCGAAACCGGCGATTCCAGCACGGCGGCAAGACGCTCGTTGCCGTGCTGCTTCTGGTCACCTTCGGCTTGTTTCCGGCCCACCAGATTCTGCACTTGTTTTTCGCCGATCACACCCACCGATACTGCAGGATCCATTACCAGATCGAAGATATTTATCCGACTGACGTCCTCGACTCGATCCTCACAGTCACCGAAGACCCGGCTCATGAAACCGTGCAGCCGCTCGACCCTGCGTCGCGCGCCTGGAATCATCGCCATCACGGTTGCGACATTCTGAAACTTTGCTTTGAATCCAAGTCGGCCGGTTCATTCCAGGCAACCGAGGTCAGACAACCAGTCGTCACCCTGGTGGCACCGATGGTCTGGTCGATTGATTTCACCGGATCATGCCCGCTGGTGCTGCTCTCTCCCAAACACTCCCCTCCCCGGGCTTCCTGTCACTAGTCAGCAAAAACCGTTCTTCATCGATCATCAGATCCTTCGCGTTTGGAAACCGGCTGTTTGCCGCCAGACGACATGCACTCATTTGGGAGAATTCAAACCATGAGTATAAGGCCACAAATTGTACCCATCTCACTGGCTATCGTTCTGACCCTTTTGCTCAGCGGCCTGACTACCGCCGCTGATGATCCGGCGCACCCGGCGCCGTCACCCGCCGTCACGCCAGTCCAACAACCCGTTGATGCCCGGGACGAGCGGATTCGCCAGCTCGAAGACAGGGTGCGGGAACTCGAACAGAAACTGGGCGTTCTGATGGAGCGCCTGGACATCGACGAGCAGCGCCAGATGATCCAGGAAGCGCAGGCGGCCGCCTTGCAGGCCGGCGAGGAATCCAAGCCGGAACAGCGGGAGTTTCTTGAGGGAGGCTTGGCGCTGCAGAAGTTGAATCCCGAAATCACTTTCTGCGCCGATTTTCTCGGCACCGTGATCATCGACGACGGCAAGTTCTACGCCGGCGAGACCGATCGCAGCGGCTTTCAAACGCGGTCGGACGGCCTGCATTTTCAGCATCAGTTGGATCCCTACTCGAGTTTTAAGAGCGCTTTTCATTTTTCACCCGAGCACGGCGTCGACATCGAAGAAGTCTATATCAACTGGTCCGGAGTCATTCCCGCCATTTCATTCACGACGGGGCGTTTTCGGCAGAATTTCGGCATCCTCAACCGATGGCACGATCACGATCTGGACCAGACCAGCTATCCGGCCGCTCTCCGCCTGGTGCTGGGCGAGGAGGGCCTGGTCGGCAACGGGGTCATGGTCAAATGGTTGATGCCGCCGCTGTGGGCGCATGCCAACGAGCTGACGCTGGAGGTGGTCGACGGCGACGACGAGACCCTGTTCTCCGGTCAGCACTTCAGCGTTCCCAGCACCTTGGTCCATCTGAAGAACTATTACGATCTCAGTGCCAGCACCTACCTGGAATTCGGCCTGACCGGAATGTTCGGCGGCAACAACCGACGCGGCTGGGCGAATGAAGCGGGCGAGTTGATCGACGAGCCCTGGCGGCGTACCCTTGCCGCCGGCATGGACCTGACTCTCTTCTGGTCGCCGCAGACCCGCGCCAAATATGACCAGTTGACCTGGCGGACCGAATTTTATTTTGTGGACAAGGAGCTGCCTCCTGACGCCGGGACGGTGTATTCGAGATCCTGGGGGTTGTATTCCTACCTGCAGAAACAACTCTCGGCGCGATGGTTTGCGGGCATCCGGGGTGACGCCGCCCGGCCGACCTTCCGCCAGCGCGACCTGGTCGCGTGGGATGTGGTCCCCTACCTCACCTTCTGGCAGAGTGAGTTCGTTTATCTCCGGCTGGAATACCAATACGGCCGCAACCTGCCGGCCTGGTCGGAAACGGGTGGCTTCATGCCACGCACCGACAACCGCCTGCTGCTCCAGCTCAACTTCGCGGCGGGACCCCACAAGCATGAAAAATATTGACAGGAGTAACTCCATGAACAATCGACTCCCGTGGCTCTTTTTGATACTGGGCGCCCTATGTTGGGGCTCGGTCCCCGCCCGGACGGCGGACGGCAAATTGCGGGTGGTTGTGACCTACTCGGCCTACCACTCCATTGCAGAGTATATCGGCGGCGACAAGGTAGTCGTGTCACACATAGTGGAGGGCAATCAGGACCCTCACATCGTCCGCCCAAAGCCCAGTTTGGCCGTGATGCTCAAATCAGCAGACGTCTATGTGGCCACCGGTATGGATCTGGAAATGTGGTCACCGGCCCTGGTGGATATGTCCGGCAATCCGAACATTCGCAGCGGTCAGAAAGGCTACGTTTCCGCCAGCGCCGGGTTGCGCCTGCTCGAGACACCGGTCACGATCTCCCGGGCGGAAGGTGACGTGCACATCTACGGCAACCCCCACATCCACACCAGTCCGCTCAACGGGAAAACCATAGCCGAAAACATCTGCGTCGGTCTGAAGCGGAACGCGCCCGAACACGCTGAGTATTTCGACCAGAACCTCAAACGCTTCATCGAGGAAATCGACCGGCGGACGTTCGGCGACGAGTTGGTCCGGCTGCTGGGCGGCAGGGTGCTGACCGACCTGGCGCAAAAGGGCCAACTGTTTTCATTTCTTGAAAACAAGCAATACCACGGCCAGCCGTTGTCGGCTCGCCTCGGCGGCTGGATGAAGGCCGCCGAGCCGTTGCGCGGCTTGAAGATTGTCGCGTATCATAAAAACATCAGCTATTTCGCCGAACTGTTCAACATCGAGATCGTCGATTACCTGGAGCCCAAGCCGGGCATCCCCCCACCCCGGGCCACATCACGACGGTGATCGACAAGATGCACAGTCAGCACATCCACATCCTGTGGGCCGAAAACTATTTCGACATCGCTCAGGTGAAAAAAGTCGCCGAACGAGTCGGCGCTAGGCCAGTGATCGTTGCCTTGGCGCCCGGCAGCCAGCCGGACATGCGAACATTTTTTGACATGTTCGACATCTGGATCCGCGAACTCAAAAACGCTGCGCTGGAAAACGGATCGCGCCATCCAGCCAGTTCCTGATAGCCGGGTGTGACATGAACATTCTGGAACTGATGGCCGCCCCGTTCGTTGAATGCCTGGTGTTGGTTGCCATCCACACCTATTTGGGCATCCATGTGCTGAAGCGCCGGGTGATATTCGTGGATCTGGCACTGGCCCAGATCGCCGCCCTGGGTTCGACGGTCGGATTCCTGTTCGGGATCATGCCGGACACCACCGGCGCCCTGCTCTTTTCCATCGCTTTCACGTTCATCGGAGCTGCGGTCTTCGCCGTGACCCGTTTTCGGCACGAGCGGGTGCCCCAGGAGGCGATCATCGGGCTGACCTATGCCGTTTCCTGCGCCGTGGCCATCCTGGTGATTGAAAAGACCCGTGGCGCCGAACACCTGAAAGACATTCTCGTCGGCAACCTGCTGTGGGTCACCTGGTCCGACGTCGCACTGGCGGCGGCGGTCTATCTCGGCATCGGGGGCATCCATTTTTTCCTGCGCAAGAAGTTCCTGATGATTTCCGACGATCCGGAAAATGCGCGGTTGATGGGCCTGCAAGTGGGCGTCTGGGACTTTGTTTTTTATCTGACCTTCGGCGTGGTGATCAGTCTGTCGACCCGTGTCGCCGGCGTGCTGCTGGTGTTCGTGTTTTTGGTGGCGCCGGCCATTCTGGCCTTTTCACTCACGCAACGCATGTCCACTCAGTTGCTCATCGGCTGGGGGACCGGAACCATCGTCACCACAGTGGGTCTGTATCTGTCGTGGGCGGCGGACCTTCCCAGCGGTCCGGCGGTGATCGCCTTCTACGGTGTGGCGTTGGTCCTGGCCGGCATTGTCATCTTTCTGGTCCGGGCTGAAGACCGAAAGCGGGCTTGGCGATTGTTCGCGGCCGGCATCGCCATGGTGTTCCTGGTCGCCGCGGCGCTGTGGTTCGTGGGCACCTGGATCGCCTCCTCGACAATCGCCGTGAGCGAGGAGGCGCAACTGGTCGAGCAGGATCTCGGCCGGGATCGTTCGGTGGCGATCGAGCGTGATGCCCAGGAGCGTGAGATCCAGCACCGGCTGTTGTCGGATCGGGTCGGTTTCTGTGTGGCGACCAGTCGAATCACCGAGTATCTGGACCGGGCCGGTCCCGAAGCGCGGATCGAATACATCCGGATCCAGCTGAACGCTGAGCCACGAAAGGGATTGGAGTACCTGGTGATCGCATTGGCCGATGATGACATGGCCGTACTGTACCGTGAAGAGTTGGTGCAGATCTTGAAGGAGACCACGGGTCGGAAGTTTGGATTTGACCCGCAGTTGGACTACGCTGCCAATGCACCATCCATCAAGCGGATCTGCCGACATCTTCGAAGCTTCCCCCGCGTCCGTCGGGGCACGGGGTCATTATAAGGGTGAAAAGACAACGCCGCCCCCGGCGGACCGGATGTCCCGGCCGGGCGGTGGTCATCAAAAAACAAACGTTTGTTTCCGGTCACGGCTTCGGGTGATGTTGCCCAATCGGCGCGGCGTGCGCGTCCGTCACCAATCGGTTCAGGCGGATCGGATTTCTCAGGTCCCCGCGTCCGACGGCGAGACGGTTCACTTGGGAAGTCTGCCGGGACGATACCGCGTGCTTCATCGGATGCCGGGTTGATTCCGCCGCCGGCTGCGGTCCGTGGGCAACTTTTTAAACTTTATCCCCGTAGAAGCAATCTAACTCCCTGTGGCTGACGCTTCGAACCGGTCGCCGGCGGTATACAGGGAGCGTTGACTTGGACCCTGACGGCAGGTAGAATACGGCGGTTCGGCAGGCAACCGACGGGCGAAACATGACCGAGAACAGCCAGAGCATCAAACGCGAAGCGCTCTCCGACCTCCTCTTCCGCGAGGAGCGGCGGCCCCTGCGCCCCGCCATCATCGCCGCGATCATCTTCCACATCATCATCTTCTTCATCCGCTTCCCCGACTTGGCGTCCCGCATGCTCGAGCCCACCGTCTACCGCCTGGTCAACATTCAGTCGCTGGCGCCGCCCCAGAACGCCGGTGGCGGCCGCGGCGTCACCAAGCCGAGTCCCGAGACGCCCCAACAGGCCACCACCATCCCCAAGCCGGACCCGGTCTTCGTCCCCGTGCCCGATCTGACACCTGACCAGCCGGAACCCACCTACGAACCGGAGAAGATCACCCTGCCCACATTCGAAGGCGAGATCGTCAACGACCTGAGCCTCGGCGAGATCTACGCGCCGGGCGGCGGCACCACCGGCGGCGGCACCGGCGGCGGCTACGGCGGCGGCACCGGCGGCGGCATCGGCCCCGGCGAGGGGGACGGGGTCTACTCGGTCGGCGCGGGCATCATCCCCCCCGAGGCGGTGATCAAGCCGTCGCCCAAATTCACCGACGACGCCATCCGCAACCGCATCTCCGGCATCGTGCTGCTGTACGGGATCATCCGCAAGGACGGCCGCGTGGACAGTCTCAAGGTCATCCGCAGCCTCGGCTACGGCCTGGACGAGGAGGCCCTCACCACGGTGGCCACCAAATGGAAGTTCCGGCCGGCGATGAAGGACGGCCGGCCGGTGGACTGCTACGTCACCATCGAAGTCAGCTTCACGCTGTATTAGAAGTCCCCGCTCATTCGGAAGGCACGGCGAACTGACCGGCCAGAGCCCGGGCGCGCTCCAGTTCCGCCGGAGTGAACGCGCCCCGCGGGGCGGCGTCAGCGAGCCTGAACTCCTCGGCGAAACCCCGGGCGAAGGCCCCCGCCAGGTCGGCATACGGCGGTGTCGGCGTAACAAAGTCGCCGATTGAGGCCATGACCGCCTGCAGCGGGGCGGCCTCGACCCCCATGGCGCCCGCTTGCAGCCGCCAGTCGTAGGCGTACGGGATGGAGCCGTGCTGGAGGAAGGCGGCGCGGAGGCGTTTCTGGGCGCTGCCGATGATCTTCCGCTCGCCCACAATGATCTCGTAATGGGAGGCGCTGGAAAAGCAAGGGTGCGGATTGTGGATGTAATTGTCGCTGCGCGTCGGGGCCAGGCTGCCGTGGTTCTGAATCGCCGCCGGCGCGCCCAGCAGCTGGAGACCGCGGCACAGCGCCCGGGAGATGCACAGGTAGATGTCCAGAATGCGCTGGACCGGGAAGTGGTCCCGGTCATTCGAGACCACGCTGTAGGTGAGTTCCAGGTGGTGGAGCACCGCCCCGCCGCCGGTGGGCCGGCGGACGATCGCCACGCCGTTGTCGCGGCAGAACGCCGCGTCGGCGGCGCGGGCCACGTCCTGCTTGTTGCCCAGACTCAGGGTGGGCACATCCCACTGGTAGAAGCGCAGCGTGGTTTGGGGTGAGCCGGCGGTTTCCGCCAGCTCCAGCACCGCGGCGTCGCGGGCCATGTTCTCGATCCCGCTGAGCGCACCGTCGATGATGATCCGCCAAGGTCCGGCCATGGGGCACCTCCTCGAAAGGGGGCACTATACCCAAGCCGGTCCGGCGATTCAAGGGCATTCCAGCGGACACGTCATGGTCACCACCGGGCAGGCGGCGTGGCGGATAACCTTGTCGGTCACGGCGCCGATGAACCGCTCCCCTGTGAAATCGCGGCCGTGGAGGCCCATGACGATGAGATCGCTGCCGCCTTCCTGCGCACGGTCCAGAATCTCCAGCGCCGACACCCCCGGGACGACCTCGGTGGTCACCGTTCCGGCGTAGCCGGCGAGGCCGTCGGCCACCGTCTGGAGACGCTGCCGGGCGCCGGCCAGCCGGCCCTCGTGGAAATTGGGGAACGGGACCACCATCCCCACATCGAAACCGATGGGGAAGACATCCTCCAGCACGTGCAGAAGCTGGATGACGGAGCCGGCGGGCGTCCCTAACCCGCGCGCCATGCGCACCGCCGACAGGGAACATTCGGAGAAGTCCACCGGCACCAGGATCCGCTGGAATCGGACGTAGGTGGCCGGATCGGCCGGGTCCACCGCCAGGTCCGGTCGCTCCGTCACCGACAGGACGGGCTTGCTGAGGAGCTTGAGCATCCGGTCGAGAGTGGATCCGTAAATCCACCGCTTCAATCCGCCGGTGCCCCGGCTGCCCGCGACCACCAGGTCGACGCCCCACTCGCCGGCGCACCGAGCGACCTCCTGGGACGCCCGCCGGCCGAACACGACATGGGTACGGACATCCGTGATCGCCGCCTTCAACGGGGCCTGGTACCTCGCCATCTGCCCCTCTGCATACGCCGAAAACTCCGCTTTCAGCCGGGTGCACGCCTCACTATCCTCCTCGCTCCAGTCCCCCTCACAGCAGACGTGTAGGATGTCCAGACCGGCGCCATGCGCCTGCGCCAGCGATAGCGCGTACAGGTACGCGGTCTGGGCGTGCCGGCTGAAGTCGGTGGCAAAGAGAATCCGCCCGATGGTCATGATGGCACCCCCGGGTTGAGATTGCGGTTGTTGCTTTCATTTTACTATAATACCCTCATCGCCGTGGCGACAAGAGCCCATAACCACTCCGACCGGACAGGAGCCTCCATGAAGCATCCTTGGTTTGACGTCGGTGTCGGTGAAAACACACCCAAGGAATTCTTCGCGCTGATCGAGATTCCCAAAGGCTCCAAGAACAAATACGAGATGGACAAGGCGACCGGCCTGCTGCGGGTGGACCGGGTGCTGTACTCGGCGGTGCACTATCCGGCCAACTACGGTTTCATCCCGAAGTCATACTGCCTCGGCGACGATGATCCCCTCGACGTGCTCGTGCTGGGTCAGGAGCCGGTGCATCCGCTGTCCCTTCTGTACGCCCGCGCCATCGGCGTGATGCAGATGGTGGACGAGAAGGAGGAGGACGACAAGATCATCGCCATCCATGCCAACGACCCGGAGTACATGCACTACCGGGACATCGCCGAGCTGCCCGACCATAAGCTGCAGGAGCTGCAGCGCTTCTTTGAGGACTACAAGGCGCTGGAGCACCGCAAGGTCACGGTGGAGCGGTTCATGGGCCGCTTCGACGCCTACCGGATCATCCAAGACAGCCTGCGGGTGTTCGAACAGAAGGCAGCAGAACTGCGGGCGCGTTACGGCTGGCCGGCGCGGTAGCCCTTCCACCCGTCGCCCATTCGTCCAT
Proteins encoded in this window:
- the uvsE gene encoding UV DNA damage repair endonuclease UvsE; translated protein: MRIGYPCINRSIPPARVRTFRLASYSSARLRETVAANLDFLAAMVRYNIRHGLGFLRISSDLVPFASHPVCVDDWGGAFRERFAEIGRMIRDNRMRISMHPDQFTLINAQEPEIVRRSVRELEYHVRVLELLELDDAAKVQIHVGGVYGDRAESLARFARNWARLPAAVRRRLVVENDDRNYPVSDCLELHVRCGIPVLFDTFHHAIRNRGEPMAGALAAAARTWSASDGPPMVDYSSQAPDARPGTHSHSLDAADFQTFLRDTRPYDFDLMLEIKDKERSALRALALAVGDPRLQPAAGLRFEPDGGQPSIP
- a CDS encoding zinc ABC transporter solute-binding protein — its product is MNNRLPWLFLILGALCWGSVPARTADGKLRVVVTYSAYHSIAEYIGGDKVVVSHIVEGNQDPHIVRPKPSLAVMLKSADVYVATGMDLEMWSPALVDMSGNPNIRSGQKGYVSASAGLRLLETPVTISRAEGDVHIYGNPHIHTSPLNGKTIAENICVGLKRNAPEHAEYFDQNLKRFIEEIDRRTFGDELVRLLGGRVLTDLAQKGQLFSFLENKQYHGQPLSARLGGWMKAAEPLRGLKIVAYHKNISYFAELFNIEIVDYLEPKPGIPPPRATSRR
- a CDS encoding metal ABC transporter permease; the protein is MNILELMAAPFVECLVLVAIHTYLGIHVLKRRVIFVDLALAQIAALGSTVGFLFGIMPDTTGALLFSIAFTFIGAAVFAVTRFRHERVPQEAIIGLTYAVSCAVAILVIEKTRGAEHLKDILVGNLLWVTWSDVALAAAVYLGIGGIHFFLRKKFLMISDDPENARLMGLQVGVWDFVFYLTFGVVISLSTRVAGVLLVFVFLVAPAILAFSLTQRMSTQLLIGWGTGTIVTTVGLYLSWAADLPSGPAVIAFYGVALVLAGIVIFLVRAEDRKRAWRLFAAGIAMVFLVAAALWFVGTWIASSTIAVSEEAQLVEQDLGRDRSVAIERDAQEREIQHRLLSDRVGFCVATSRITEYLDRAGPEARIEYIRIQLNAEPRKGLEYLVIALADDDMAVLYREELVQILKETTGRKFGFDPQLDYAANAPSIKRICRHLRSFPRVRRGTGSL
- a CDS encoding TonB family protein, which codes for MTENSQSIKREALSDLLFREERRPLRPAIIAAIIFHIIIFFIRFPDLASRMLEPTVYRLVNIQSLAPPQNAGGGRGVTKPSPETPQQATTIPKPDPVFVPVPDLTPDQPEPTYEPEKITLPTFEGEIVNDLSLGEIYAPGGGTTGGGTGGGYGGGTGGGIGPGEGDGVYSVGAGIIPPEAVIKPSPKFTDDAIRNRISGIVLLYGIIRKDGRVDSLKVIRSLGYGLDEEALTTVATKWKFRPAMKDGRPVDCYVTIEVSFTLY
- a CDS encoding lipoate--protein ligase family protein — its product is MAGPWRIIIDGALSGIENMARDAAVLELAETAGSPQTTLRFYQWDVPTLSLGNKQDVARAADAAFCRDNGVAIVRRPTGGGAVLHHLELTYSVVSNDRDHFPVQRILDIYLCISRALCRGLQLLGAPAAIQNHGSLAPTRSDNYIHNPHPCFSSASHYEIIVGERKIIGSAQKRLRAAFLQHGSIPYAYDWRLQAGAMGVEAAPLQAVMASIGDFVTPTPPYADLAGAFARGFAEEFRLADAAPRGAFTPAELERARALAGQFAVPSE
- a CDS encoding universal stress protein → MTIGRILFATDFSRHAQTAYLYALSLAQAHGAGLDILHVCCEGDWSEEDSEACTRLKAEFSAYAEGQMARYQAPLKAAITDVRTHVVFGRRASQEVARCAGEWGVDLVVAGSRGTGGLKRWIYGSTLDRMLKLLSKPVLSVTERPDLAVDPADPATYVRFQRILVPVDFSECSLSAVRMARGLGTPAGSVIQLLHVLEDVFPIGFDVGMVVPFPNFHEGRLAGARQRLQTVADGLAGYAGTVTTEVVPGVSALEILDRAQEGGSDLIVMGLHGRDFTGERFIGAVTDKVIRHAACPVVTMTCPLECP
- a CDS encoding inorganic diphosphatase, encoding MKHPWFDVGVGENTPKEFFALIEIPKGSKNKYEMDKATGLLRVDRVLYSAVHYPANYGFIPKSYCLGDDDPLDVLVLGQEPVHPLSLLYARAIGVMQMVDEKEEDDKIIAIHANDPEYMHYRDIAELPDHKLQELQRFFEDYKALEHRKVTVERFMGRFDAYRIIQDSLRVFEQKAAELRARYGWPAR